The following proteins are encoded in a genomic region of Reichenbachiella sp.:
- a CDS encoding triple tyrosine motif-containing protein, which yields MRWTIRLISTCCWLLGFVCSFAQEGDLFLTHHHHNIPGLDDVNYQIKSDSKGQLYIANRSGVIQYDGKSWSHIPTPSAAVSLDLNDQDQLYVGCVGDFGLLTIEDKKLQYHSLDSVSDDDGLYFQTLNLGSSVFFVNEETIVRYDVPTSSISRTTLVDYDDFFSKLFVVDEKILVQTDKELYEFVNDELVGFEWPKYHSSEFIFFEKHPAANVYLAGTTDNAIYIYEEGVFTRSKVSDLLYDNESFVDNGIWVDDDHFALSTLENGAILYDFRQDRTIEVINREKGLPDNEVHAIGIDREHGLWISHEFGLSRMELGIPFKTFSNFQGLHGHLYEAFFYDKSLYVATSEGVYHLTKVERYKNVPYYETVKKRIIKSVPSKATPEASADDNEPEEEVEEEPQRVLSKKEQRIARRKAKKAKRKAGRDEGEEEEAAEEEEEHKNKPSQKIFKPVEEITIISKNVRLRKMRKQLAGEEWVFKHVDGIHFKTEYFFVYQEDLYAAGTSGVFLIRGDSAEMVIHEPIRFVTPEKKHDRLIVGNMYNEVKIYYKQDDQWVETENLNLHGDLVKTAFNDEKGRTWFATPTALIEFDDITVDHFDYKIFKYKNQFIDNPRLTFLNDQLYLINSEGYFYLDSLKLKVVPDQSLMNILGKPLKHLQQRDGQVWVFNGKNWYKIDHEKNIELMEVFGLFPDMSFVSAYDDRLWVIDGANDLLEYHQSEDDSLFTMSRSFIRRATSNKGDIQLNGEMIFDYDENTFYFELSKPDYRGILNTTYQYRVLGIDDSWSEWISNPQITLSYLQPGTYSLDVRTQDAFGNIERLDSFNFEIKPPYWQTLWFYSLQILVMILLVAISGFMNRRAKEKYIVITEILTVLALVLIIEFLQAIAVDYFNVESSPVMDLGINVLIAFCIFPLEQALKRYLKAEENRGEGVTGKGFLEIIGIPNPFASSGKKGNLN from the coding sequence ATGCGTTGGACAATTCGATTAATTAGTACGTGCTGTTGGCTTCTAGGCTTTGTTTGTTCTTTTGCTCAGGAAGGAGATCTGTTCCTGACTCATCATCACCATAATATTCCGGGACTCGATGATGTAAACTATCAAATCAAATCTGATAGCAAAGGACAACTGTACATTGCCAATCGATCCGGAGTAATACAATATGACGGAAAATCATGGAGTCATATTCCTACACCAAGTGCGGCTGTATCATTGGACTTGAATGATCAAGATCAGTTGTATGTGGGTTGTGTGGGTGACTTTGGACTTTTGACTATTGAGGATAAAAAGTTGCAGTACCATTCACTCGATTCTGTGTCTGATGATGACGGTTTGTATTTCCAAACTTTAAATCTGGGTTCTTCAGTGTTTTTCGTTAATGAGGAAACTATCGTGCGATATGATGTTCCTACTTCATCCATATCCAGAACCACCCTGGTGGACTATGATGATTTCTTTTCTAAGCTATTCGTGGTGGACGAAAAGATCCTGGTGCAAACAGACAAGGAACTCTACGAATTTGTGAATGATGAGCTAGTTGGTTTTGAGTGGCCGAAGTATCATTCAAGTGAATTCATTTTCTTTGAGAAGCACCCTGCTGCCAATGTCTATCTGGCCGGCACGACTGATAATGCCATTTATATTTATGAAGAAGGTGTTTTTACTCGGAGTAAAGTATCCGACTTATTGTACGACAATGAATCGTTTGTCGACAATGGTATTTGGGTAGATGATGACCACTTTGCGCTGAGCACATTGGAGAATGGGGCCATTCTTTATGACTTTCGTCAGGATCGCACGATAGAAGTGATCAATAGAGAAAAAGGTCTGCCAGATAATGAGGTTCACGCCATTGGGATAGATAGAGAGCACGGTTTATGGATCTCCCATGAATTTGGATTGTCCAGAATGGAACTGGGTATACCATTCAAAACATTCAGCAACTTTCAGGGATTACATGGACACCTATATGAGGCCTTTTTTTATGATAAAAGTTTGTATGTAGCGACTAGTGAAGGGGTTTATCATTTGACGAAAGTGGAGCGATACAAAAATGTGCCTTACTATGAAACAGTCAAAAAGAGAATTATAAAGTCGGTACCATCCAAGGCTACTCCGGAAGCTTCTGCTGATGATAATGAACCAGAGGAAGAAGTCGAAGAGGAGCCGCAACGTGTATTGTCTAAAAAAGAACAAAGGATCGCACGCCGAAAAGCCAAAAAAGCAAAGAGAAAGGCAGGTCGTGATGAAGGCGAAGAGGAGGAAGCTGCAGAGGAAGAAGAGGAACACAAGAATAAGCCTTCTCAAAAAATCTTTAAGCCAGTAGAAGAAATCACCATTATATCTAAAAACGTCCGTTTGCGAAAAATGAGAAAGCAACTGGCGGGCGAGGAATGGGTCTTTAAACATGTGGATGGTATCCATTTCAAAACAGAGTACTTTTTTGTGTATCAAGAAGATCTGTATGCAGCTGGGACTAGTGGCGTGTTTCTTATTAGAGGTGATAGTGCGGAAATGGTGATTCATGAGCCCATTCGTTTTGTTACACCAGAGAAAAAGCATGATCGATTGATTGTAGGAAACATGTACAACGAAGTCAAAATCTATTATAAGCAAGACGACCAATGGGTGGAGACGGAAAACCTCAACTTACATGGCGACTTGGTGAAAACTGCTTTTAATGATGAGAAAGGGCGAACGTGGTTTGCCACGCCTACGGCTCTGATTGAGTTTGATGACATCACCGTGGATCACTTCGATTACAAAATATTCAAATACAAAAATCAATTCATCGACAACCCCAGACTCACCTTTTTGAATGATCAATTGTATTTGATTAACAGCGAAGGCTATTTTTATCTTGATTCGTTGAAACTAAAGGTGGTACCGGACCAATCATTGATGAATATTTTGGGAAAGCCTCTTAAGCACTTGCAGCAAAGAGACGGCCAGGTATGGGTATTCAACGGTAAAAACTGGTACAAAATAGACCATGAAAAAAACATCGAATTGATGGAGGTATTTGGTCTATTTCCCGACATGTCCTTTGTATCTGCCTATGATGACCGACTGTGGGTAATAGATGGAGCCAATGACCTGTTAGAGTATCACCAATCTGAAGATGACAGTTTGTTCACTATGAGTCGTAGCTTCATCCGGCGTGCGACCAGCAACAAGGGAGATATCCAATTGAACGGTGAAATGATTTTTGACTACGATGAAAATACCTTCTATTTTGAGTTGAGTAAACCCGATTATCGCGGTATACTCAATACCACCTATCAGTACCGTGTCCTAGGCATAGATGACAGCTGGTCTGAATGGATAAGTAATCCGCAAATTACACTGAGTTATTTACAGCCAGGAACCTATAGCCTGGATGTCCGGACGCAGGATGCCTTTGGGAATATTGAGCGATTGGACTCTTTCAATTTTGAGATCAAACCTCCCTATTGGCAGACGCTATGGTTTTATAGCTTACAAATCTTAGTGATGATCTTACTGGTGGCCATCTCAGGTTTTATGAATCGTCGAGCCAAGGAAAAATACATCGTTATCACAGAAATACTGACCGTGCTCGCCCTGGTCTTGATCATTGAGTTTTTGCAAGCCATAGCAGTCGATTATTTCAATGTTGAAAGTTCGCCGGTCATGGATTTAGGAATTAACGTGCTGATCGCCTTCTGTATTTTTCCCCTAGAGCAAGCACTCAAAAGATACCTCAAAGCAGAAGAGAATCGAGGTGAGGGAGTAACTGGAAAGGGATTTCTGGAAATCATCGGGATTCCTAATCCGTTTGCTTCATCGGGTAAAAAGGGTAATCTGAATTGA
- a CDS encoding cytochrome c: MKKSIRIILLCYCAIAVLQCTPPSNPCDPMQNIGIGPIEKLDLQPVNTNMAAEGQKIYDQLCRVCHNEIRQMEGPAHWGIMNRRTPEWVMNMMLNPKEMSQKDPIAKILAERVNGVEMADMNLSEEEARKILEYFRTLQ; encoded by the coding sequence ATGAAAAAGTCTATCAGAATTATCCTCCTGTGCTATTGCGCCATTGCCGTGCTACAATGCACTCCTCCTTCTAATCCATGCGATCCCATGCAAAATATAGGAATAGGCCCAATCGAAAAACTAGATTTGCAACCTGTAAATACCAATATGGCGGCAGAAGGTCAGAAAATTTACGACCAACTCTGTCGGGTATGCCACAACGAAATCCGACAAATGGAAGGTCCTGCCCATTGGGGTATTATGAATAGAAGAACGCCGGAGTGGGTGATGAATATGATGCTCAATCCAAAGGAAATGTCTCAAAAAGATCCTATTGCAAAAATCTTAGCAGAGCGAGTCAACGGTGTAGAGATGGCGGACATGAATCTTTCCGAAGAAGAAGCTAGAAAGATATTGGAGTATTTCAGAACTTTACAATAA
- a CDS encoding TonB-dependent receptor domain-containing protein, with product MKRLLLFFFLSYSAIGASHAQDKSRPDSSKFITIQAALQEIEKDHELKIYYKEEWLGNTEVERSIMTLPDLEQKLKALFAETTLDYYMQGDQIILLNNTSIISQPAIIQFYDQRSEVDEVDIVFAQDQRSNNLNVEEVLHTIGVRSRYIKGQKSTVAGYITDAQTGDPVEGAFVYIPSPYLGTSTDAQGFYSMSLPSGKHNLFVQSVNMKNTTRNLMVYSDGKLDIGLEVDVIALNAVVVNANREVNVQSPQMGLTKIDPESMKIVPALLGEKDLIRVSTTTAGVQYLGEGSAGINIRGGKADQNLFLFDGTPIYNTNHFFGFFSVFNSDALSGMELYKSGIPSEYGGRLSSVFDVRTKQADQEKFSGTGGIGPVTSRLTLEVPIGKKGPTVMIGGRATYSDYVLSKIKDSPLKNNEAAFYDLVGKIDYQLGEKDEISVSAYYSHDKFQLSSDTLLSYTDFSYSNQILAFNWKHVFNDKWQGHLHTGVSNYDYNIGYDVLPTQAFRIDFGVRERLASLKFDRFLSEALNLNFGVEAKFIDVQPGSKTPTGEASLISPDALSKEQGRSTAMFVSARYSPSEKFTLDAGLRYDLYTAVGPATVREYAENSPKDLSYVIGTKDYSSGERITTYHGAEPRLSGKYSLNETSSIKASYGRTRQNIHLLLNAASVAPTDIWRLSGTHIKPQIADQWALGYYKNIYGKHTIELSGEAYYKKIQNLVDFKVGADLQFNEAIETDLLQGPGQSYGLELSVKKSSGWLTGWVNYTYSRSLIQLRGEFPEETINSGEFFPTGYDKPHYINTVTNYKFSRRFSMTLSAVYATGVPVTYPIGKWDFKNSENLVYSDRNAFRIPNYFRLDLGFNIEGSHKIKKLAHSSWNFSIYNVLGRDNVYSVFFRVEEGEVKGYKMSVFANPIPTITYNFSF from the coding sequence ATGAAAAGGCTGCTACTGTTCTTTTTTCTTAGTTATAGTGCCATTGGGGCAAGTCATGCCCAGGACAAAAGCCGTCCAGACTCATCTAAATTCATTACTATCCAGGCCGCACTTCAAGAGATAGAAAAAGACCATGAATTGAAAATCTACTACAAGGAGGAATGGCTAGGTAACACTGAGGTGGAACGATCTATCATGACCCTTCCAGACTTGGAGCAAAAACTAAAAGCTCTTTTTGCAGAGACTACGCTTGATTACTACATGCAGGGCGATCAAATTATTTTACTCAACAATACTTCCATAATTTCTCAGCCGGCCATCATTCAATTTTATGATCAAAGGAGCGAGGTGGATGAGGTGGACATAGTTTTCGCTCAGGATCAGCGAAGTAACAACTTGAACGTCGAGGAGGTATTACACACGATTGGGGTTCGGAGTAGATATATCAAGGGTCAAAAAAGCACAGTAGCCGGATATATCACTGACGCACAAACAGGAGATCCGGTAGAAGGCGCCTTCGTTTATATCCCAAGTCCATATCTGGGTACGTCTACAGATGCCCAGGGCTTTTACTCCATGTCTTTGCCTAGCGGAAAGCACAACCTATTTGTACAGTCTGTAAATATGAAAAATACCACCAGAAACCTGATGGTTTATTCAGATGGAAAATTGGACATAGGTTTGGAGGTGGATGTGATAGCATTGAATGCCGTCGTGGTAAATGCCAATCGCGAGGTGAATGTGCAAAGCCCTCAAATGGGACTGACTAAGATTGACCCTGAGAGCATGAAGATTGTGCCGGCACTACTTGGAGAAAAGGATTTGATTCGTGTATCCACCACCACTGCCGGTGTTCAGTATTTGGGCGAAGGCTCGGCCGGCATCAATATCAGAGGAGGTAAGGCAGATCAAAATCTGTTTCTTTTTGATGGCACTCCCATTTACAATACCAATCACTTTTTTGGTTTTTTCTCCGTTTTCAATAGTGATGCCTTGTCAGGCATGGAACTTTACAAAAGTGGTATCCCATCAGAATACGGGGGGCGTCTGTCTTCAGTCTTTGATGTCAGAACCAAGCAAGCCGATCAAGAGAAATTTTCAGGTACAGGGGGCATAGGGCCAGTGACTTCGCGATTGACCTTAGAAGTGCCTATTGGAAAAAAAGGGCCTACTGTAATGATAGGGGGTAGAGCCACTTATTCTGATTATGTCCTAAGTAAAATCAAAGATTCTCCATTAAAAAACAATGAAGCCGCCTTTTACGATTTGGTGGGTAAGATAGACTATCAATTAGGAGAGAAAGATGAGATTTCGGTTTCAGCCTATTATAGTCACGACAAATTCCAATTGTCTTCAGACACTTTATTGTCTTATACTGATTTTTCATATTCCAATCAGATACTTGCATTCAATTGGAAACACGTATTCAACGATAAGTGGCAAGGCCACCTTCATACTGGAGTAAGCAACTATGACTATAACATTGGATATGATGTATTGCCTACTCAAGCTTTTAGGATAGACTTTGGAGTTAGAGAACGATTGGCCTCTTTGAAGTTTGATAGATTTCTATCGGAGGCATTGAACTTGAACTTTGGTGTGGAGGCTAAATTTATAGATGTTCAACCTGGGAGTAAAACACCTACAGGCGAAGCTTCTTTAATCTCTCCAGATGCCTTGAGTAAAGAGCAAGGGAGGTCGACAGCCATGTTTGTTTCTGCAAGATACAGCCCATCTGAAAAATTCACTTTGGATGCTGGTCTGAGATACGATTTGTATACGGCTGTTGGTCCAGCTACTGTTAGGGAATATGCAGAGAACTCTCCTAAGGACTTGAGTTATGTCATTGGTACAAAAGACTATAGCAGCGGAGAGCGAATTACTACCTATCATGGTGCTGAGCCAAGACTGTCTGGTAAATATTCATTGAATGAGACCAGCTCAATTAAGGCTAGTTATGGGCGGACCAGGCAGAATATACATCTGTTGCTTAACGCCGCCTCTGTAGCCCCTACGGATATTTGGAGGCTATCTGGTACTCATATCAAACCTCAAATTGCAGATCAATGGGCGTTGGGCTATTACAAAAATATCTATGGCAAGCATACGATTGAATTGTCTGGAGAGGCCTACTACAAGAAAATTCAGAATCTAGTGGATTTTAAGGTCGGTGCGGATTTGCAATTCAATGAAGCCATTGAAACAGATTTGTTACAAGGACCTGGCCAATCGTATGGATTGGAATTGTCAGTCAAAAAATCATCTGGCTGGTTGACCGGGTGGGTCAATTATACCTATTCGAGATCCTTGATTCAGTTGAGGGGCGAATTTCCTGAAGAGACCATCAATAGCGGTGAGTTTTTCCCCACTGGCTATGACAAACCACACTACATCAATACGGTGACCAACTATAAGTTTTCCAGAAGATTTAGCATGACGCTCAGTGCGGTATATGCAACAGGTGTTCCGGTCACTTATCCTATTGGCAAGTGGGACTTCAAGAATTCTGAAAATTTGGTTTACTCGGATCGAAATGCTTTTCGGATACCCAACTATTTCAGGCTGGATTTAGGATTTAATATCGAAGGCAGTCACAAAATCAAAAAACTGGCCCACTCCTCGTGGAATTTTTCAATCTACAATGTATTGGGTAGAGATAATGTGTACTCTGTGTTTTTTAGGGTAGAAGAGGGAGAAGTGAAAGGCTATAAAATGAGTGTCTTTGCCAACCCAATTCCTACCATCACCTACAACTTTTCTTTTTGA
- a CDS encoding cation:proton antiporter, translating into MLAVIESNPFLLKFVAIALAVVVVGIVLKMLKQTHVIVYIITGVVIGPHVLGIVDDADLISSLGSLGLVLLLFFIGMEISLPNLVANWRISVIGTILQVIISIMAVWLIGQYYDWSLARILTLGFVVSLSSTAVIVKLLQDSGEMDNVVGQNVLGILLVQDVLIVPMLITLNYLSGQETSITEIWMQIIGGVLLIGFVVFLFYKGELKLPFHKTIKNDHEIQVFFAFGLCFGFSMITGFFGLSTALGAFVAGIFVATSKSTEWFHKSLYSFKVIFVALFFISIGMLINIKFLWEHIVIILALVGVVLLTNLFINALIMRGFKMSWKDSLYAGALLSQIGEFSFVLGQIAYFNEIITDFAYQSIVAVISLTLLLSPIWIGLTKKVTK; encoded by the coding sequence ATGCTTGCTGTCATAGAAAGTAATCCTTTCTTGTTAAAGTTTGTCGCCATAGCACTCGCTGTGGTAGTGGTAGGTATTGTGCTGAAGATGCTCAAACAGACTCATGTCATTGTGTATATAATCACCGGTGTGGTGATTGGTCCGCATGTGTTGGGTATCGTGGATGATGCCGATTTGATAAGTTCTCTGGGATCTTTGGGGCTCGTACTACTCCTTTTTTTCATTGGAATGGAAATCTCACTTCCCAATCTAGTGGCCAACTGGCGTATATCAGTGATTGGAACTATCCTGCAAGTGATTATAAGTATTATGGCCGTTTGGCTCATAGGCCAATACTATGACTGGTCGCTGGCACGAATCCTCACACTAGGTTTTGTGGTGAGCCTGAGTAGCACGGCAGTGATTGTAAAACTACTGCAGGACTCAGGGGAAATGGATAACGTAGTGGGTCAGAACGTGCTAGGAATATTGCTAGTACAAGACGTGCTCATTGTTCCAATGCTCATTACCTTAAACTATCTGTCTGGTCAGGAGACGAGCATTACAGAAATCTGGATGCAAATCATCGGAGGAGTGCTGCTTATCGGTTTTGTTGTTTTTCTTTTCTATAAAGGGGAACTCAAATTACCGTTTCATAAAACCATCAAAAATGACCATGAAATTCAGGTGTTTTTTGCCTTTGGCCTCTGTTTTGGTTTTTCTATGATCACTGGTTTTTTTGGTTTGTCCACGGCTTTGGGTGCATTTGTGGCTGGCATCTTTGTGGCCACTTCAAAGTCTACAGAATGGTTTCATAAAAGCCTTTATTCATTCAAGGTCATCTTTGTGGCTCTCTTTTTTATTTCCATAGGTATGTTGATCAACATCAAATTTCTTTGGGAACACATCGTAATCATTCTAGCACTAGTAGGTGTGGTACTACTCACCAACTTGTTCATCAATGCGCTGATAATGCGAGGTTTCAAAATGAGCTGGAAGGATAGTCTTTATGCCGGAGCACTTCTTTCTCAAATCGGAGAATTCAGTTTTGTTCTAGGGCAGATCGCCTACTTCAATGAAATTATCACTGACTTTGCCTATCAATCTATAGTAGCAGTCATTTCCCTGACGTTGTTACTTAGCCCGATTTGGATCGGACTAACTAAAAAAGTGACAAAATAG
- a CDS encoding DUF4249 domain-containing protein, whose protein sequence is MRNIIVIILLLAFIGCVEPYDFGVTETVEVMVIDAQLTNEQKAHRVELSLSRAIDSESPSKVAGAEVRFIEDGNTEINLIETEAGVYETASTISGKPGSSYVLSITLANGTTYQSTPQVLAPPVAIDSVYGKYLELPSEENGEVLKGMQFFIDTHDETSEVSYFRYEYLEDFEIKVPYPSGIEWYPSTQTYGPRAEDIGTCYGNDQNQSLIIASTSGLSENRLSEFPIQMVSVDDPQLEHRYALTVRQYMLSASAYQYYKNLQENNESSGSFFDKQKGTIAGNIFNQNNPAEPVLGFFEVAGVSSVTDFFISSDFRSQGFISNYDLRNCNPQTAVDTVQINTLNNELMSAYNIVEFPVTVPNGAIIVLVPCSDCRIYADNKKPDYWD, encoded by the coding sequence ATGAGAAATATAATAGTCATCATATTATTGCTTGCTTTCATTGGTTGTGTGGAGCCCTACGACTTCGGGGTGACTGAGACCGTTGAAGTCATGGTGATAGATGCGCAGCTTACCAATGAACAGAAAGCCCATCGAGTAGAATTGTCTTTGTCCAGAGCCATAGACAGTGAGTCTCCTTCAAAAGTAGCGGGGGCAGAAGTTCGATTCATAGAAGATGGCAACACCGAAATCAATTTGATTGAAACGGAGGCTGGTGTTTATGAAACAGCTTCCACTATATCAGGAAAGCCTGGTAGTTCCTATGTCTTGAGCATTACACTGGCCAACGGCACCACTTATCAATCTACACCGCAAGTCCTCGCCCCGCCTGTGGCCATAGATAGTGTTTATGGTAAGTATCTTGAACTTCCATCTGAAGAAAATGGTGAAGTTTTGAAAGGCATGCAATTTTTCATTGATACGCACGATGAGACCAGCGAAGTATCCTACTTCCGATATGAATATCTGGAAGATTTTGAAATCAAAGTTCCATACCCCTCAGGAATTGAGTGGTACCCAAGTACGCAAACCTATGGCCCCAGAGCGGAAGATATTGGTACATGCTACGGTAATGATCAAAACCAGAGTTTAATTATCGCAAGCACCAGTGGTCTTTCCGAAAATAGATTGTCTGAATTTCCAATTCAAATGGTGAGTGTTGATGATCCGCAGTTGGAGCATAGATATGCCTTAACGGTGCGACAGTATATGCTTAGTGCCAGTGCGTATCAGTACTATAAAAATCTACAGGAGAATAATGAATCATCAGGGAGTTTTTTTGATAAACAAAAAGGAACAATTGCAGGCAATATTTTCAATCAGAACAATCCTGCTGAACCAGTATTAGGTTTTTTTGAAGTGGCTGGTGTTTCCTCCGTTACTGATTTTTTCATTTCTAGTGACTTTAGAAGTCAGGGATTTATATCCAATTATGATTTGAGAAACTGTAATCCGCAAACAGCAGTAGATACGGTCCAAATCAATACGCTAAACAATGAATTGATGTCTGCCTACAACATCGTTGAATTTCCAGTTACAGTGCCCAATGGAGCTATTATTGTGTTGGTGCCTTGCAGTGATTGCCGAATCTATGCTGACAATAAAAAACCTGACTATTGGGATTAA
- a CDS encoding bestrophin family protein produces MYIKRNYGFWMTFNWSKKPFILGLIYSLLIYGASHLIDFHIYIPWQPISILGIAVAFYLGFKNNSSYDRTWEARKIYGGIVNSSRSFGAAIVAFVKGAKSDEVKKELVYRHVAWLTALRYQLRLSRPWEHKEDRLTSKYAPTVCEAYNKSLDQEMEGFLSPEEIQGLEGKTNMATQIMKNQSQRLQELRDQEYFEDFRHMELHQLIFSFYTDQGKAERIKNFPFPRQYASTALWLTLLFSLFVPLGLLDIAKSANGWIYWICPVLSALIIWVFFLMEKIGDYSENPFEGTYNDVPITSISRGIEIDLREMIEDKSIPAAIQDENGFLL; encoded by the coding sequence ATGTATATCAAAAGAAACTATGGATTTTGGATGACCTTCAACTGGTCCAAAAAGCCATTTATCCTTGGGTTGATTTATTCGCTGCTTATTTATGGTGCTTCGCACCTGATAGATTTTCATATTTATATCCCTTGGCAGCCAATCAGCATTCTGGGTATTGCCGTAGCCTTTTATCTTGGATTCAAAAACAATAGTTCGTACGACCGGACCTGGGAAGCACGAAAGATATACGGTGGAATCGTAAATAGCAGCCGTAGTTTTGGTGCAGCGATAGTGGCATTTGTCAAAGGAGCAAAGTCTGATGAGGTAAAGAAAGAACTCGTTTATAGACATGTGGCCTGGCTTACAGCCCTGCGCTACCAGCTTAGACTGAGTCGGCCATGGGAGCATAAAGAAGACAGACTAACAAGTAAATACGCACCCACGGTGTGTGAAGCCTACAACAAAAGTCTGGATCAAGAAATGGAAGGTTTTTTGTCTCCAGAAGAAATACAAGGATTGGAAGGAAAAACCAATATGGCCACTCAAATCATGAAGAACCAATCTCAGCGATTGCAAGAGTTGAGAGATCAGGAGTACTTCGAGGATTTTCGGCACATGGAATTGCATCAGTTGATCTTCAGTTTTTATACAGATCAAGGCAAGGCAGAACGTATTAAAAACTTCCCATTTCCAAGGCAGTATGCTTCTACCGCACTTTGGCTCACCCTCTTGTTTTCGCTATTTGTTCCTTTAGGTTTATTGGACATCGCCAAATCCGCCAATGGCTGGATCTATTGGATTTGTCCTGTTTTATCTGCACTCATCATTTGGGTCTTTTTCCTTATGGAAAAAATTGGTGACTACTCTGAAAACCCATTTGAAGGTACCTACAACGACGTACCAATCACCTCTATTTCCAGAGGCATTGAAATTGATTTACGAGAAATGATCGAAGATAAGAGCATCCCTGCAGCCATTCAGGACGAGAATGGGTTTTTGCTTTGA
- a CDS encoding VOC family protein, with the protein MNPVSWFEIPVNDMDRAKDFYEKSFDIKIDINEMGPALMGWFPNNPEAPGAAGTLLKGDTYVPSHDGTLVYLGVEDIEATLEKINANGGKTMQPKMSIGEYGFIGVFEDCEGNRVALHSLK; encoded by the coding sequence ATGAATCCTGTATCCTGGTTTGAAATCCCTGTCAACGATATGGACAGAGCCAAAGATTTCTATGAAAAATCATTTGACATCAAAATTGACATCAACGAAATGGGACCGGCACTGATGGGTTGGTTTCCTAACAACCCAGAAGCTCCTGGTGCTGCTGGTACCTTGCTGAAAGGCGATACTTATGTACCCTCTCACGACGGCACTTTAGTGTACCTCGGTGTCGAAGATATCGAAGCCACTTTAGAAAAAATTAATGCGAATGGGGGAAAAACTATGCAACCCAAAATGAGCATTGGTGAATACGGATTTATCGGTGTTTTCGAAGATTGCGAAGGCAATCGTGTGGCACTGCATAGTCTTAAGTAA
- a CDS encoding rhamnogalacturonan acetylesterase, whose amino-acid sequence MKKIALSIFVCQLLLAACQGEKDPEVVIYLIGDSTVADYSDNYDEGKDYMKTRFPITGWGQVFQALFEDQKALLNGKVQAGNFRIVNKARGGRSTRTFFQEGRWRKVYDSLRTGDLVLMQFGHNDAAEHKPLRYVNIEGYKEFLRLYVSQTRLKEAIPVILTPVARNYPWENSHLQNVHGEYPAAAKEVAAEMNVLLIDLNQLSMDSFSKKSETYVTEKYFMNLPSGKYQAYPKGKKDNTHFQPEGAEVVAKLVYEALQNLQP is encoded by the coding sequence ATGAAAAAAATAGCATTGTCAATTTTTGTATGTCAGCTTTTGCTGGCAGCTTGTCAAGGGGAAAAGGATCCGGAAGTTGTGATTTATCTCATCGGCGACTCTACCGTTGCCGACTATTCAGACAACTATGACGAAGGCAAAGACTATATGAAAACACGATTTCCTATCACCGGATGGGGTCAGGTCTTTCAGGCATTATTTGAGGATCAAAAGGCATTGTTAAACGGCAAAGTACAAGCGGGTAATTTTCGAATAGTAAATAAAGCCAGAGGTGGAAGGAGCACACGCACCTTCTTTCAGGAAGGTCGATGGCGGAAGGTGTATGATAGCCTTCGGACGGGCGACTTGGTACTCATGCAATTTGGTCATAACGATGCCGCCGAACATAAACCACTTAGATATGTAAACATCGAAGGGTACAAGGAGTTTCTTAGATTATACGTTTCTCAAACGAGACTGAAAGAAGCAATACCAGTCATACTCACGCCGGTGGCTAGAAACTACCCTTGGGAAAATAGCCATCTACAAAATGTGCATGGCGAGTACCCGGCTGCAGCCAAAGAAGTAGCTGCAGAAATGAATGTACTTTTGATTGATCTCAATCAGCTCTCCATGGATTCCTTCTCGAAAAAAAGTGAAACCTATGTGACTGAAAAATATTTCATGAATTTACCCTCTGGAAAATACCAAGCCTATCCAAAAGGTAAAAAGGACAATACCCACTTTCAGCCTGAAGGCGCAGAAGTGGTGGCTAAGCTTGTGTATGAAGCATTGCAAAACCTGCAGCCATAA